A genomic segment from Thermodesulfobacteriota bacterium encodes:
- a CDS encoding FtsQ-type POTRA domain-containing protein, translated as MRSYKRMPQRADSRRKRRIILLLGLALLLSLSAGGIFLTRTCCRWVYQSSLFRINSVHITGCQRISKEEIRNLANVDIHSNILAIDADKIGRTLETHPWVKQAIVRKELPDRLYIRIVEKQPVALLQDNGLYYVDKEGVIIARTNLAENMDYPIITGLKKGELLSDSEKVGHLRELLPLLYAQKNVEDVLPARNISEIHIDPRMGLVLHTVDGRFPIRMGMGDMAKKFRRLEMVLYDLYLKEAYNSVSYVDCEYYNGKIMIRKTINLS; from the coding sequence GTGCGTAGCTATAAAAGGATGCCTCAAAGGGCGGACAGCCGCCGTAAAAGGCGCATAATCTTATTGCTTGGGTTGGCGCTGCTGCTGTCTTTGTCCGCGGGCGGCATCTTTTTGACAAGGACTTGCTGCCGCTGGGTGTATCAATCCAGCCTCTTTCGTATTAATTCAGTGCACATTACCGGGTGCCAGCGCATTTCCAAGGAAGAGATACGTAATCTGGCCAATGTGGATATACACAGCAATATACTGGCTATTGATGCGGACAAAATCGGCCGGACACTGGAGACGCACCCTTGGGTCAAACAGGCCATCGTGCGCAAGGAACTGCCCGACCGCCTTTATATCCGCATCGTGGAAAAACAGCCGGTAGCGCTGCTGCAGGATAACGGGCTTTATTACGTTGATAAAGAGGGCGTAATAATCGCACGGACAAATCTGGCTGAGAATATGGATTATCCGATTATAACCGGCTTAAAGAAGGGAGAGCTGCTCTCTGATTCGGAAAAGGTCGGGCATCTGCGGGAGCTTTTGCCGCTTCTCTATGCCCAAAAGAACGTTGAAGATGTGCTGCCGGCCAGAAATATCTCCGAAATCCACATAGACCCCAGGATGGGCCTGGTTCTACATACAGTAGACGGTCGCTTTCCCATAAGAATGGGGATGGGAGATATGGCAAAAAAATTCAGGCGACTGGAAATGGTCCTTTACGACCTTTATTTGAAAGAGGCCTATAATTCGGTCAGCTATGTGGATTGCGAGTATTATAATGGAAAAATTATGATCCGAAAGACCATCAACCTATCCTAG
- the ftsA gene encoding cell division protein FtsA, which yields MDKDQGDIIVGLDIGTTKICAVVGEVNENTIKIVGVGSHPSIGLRKGVVVNIESTVNSIQKAIEEAELMAGCEIKSVYAGIAGSHIKGFNSHGVIAIKGREVGQNDIDRVIDAARAVAIPMDREVIHILPQEYIVDDQDGILDPLGMTGVRLEAKVHIITGAVTSAHNIIKCCNRAGLDVCDIVLESLASAEAVLSNEEKDLGVALIDFGGGTTDLAVFTGGSIRHTSVLGLGGNNLTNDIAVGLRTPMAEAEKIKVRHGCCLNTMIQKDQTIEVPSVGGRKPRIVSRYILSEILEPRVEEVFSLIDQEIIRSGFKELVAAGLIVTGGSALLEGIPEMAEQIFNLPTRVGYPKGVTGLVDVINSPMYATAVGLLIYGLNNEPERKFRIRDEHIFNRVTNRMKRWFKDKIL from the coding sequence ATGGATAAAGATCAAGGGGATATCATTGTCGGCTTGGATATCGGCACGACCAAGATCTGTGCGGTAGTAGGAGAAGTAAATGAAAATACGATAAAGATCGTGGGAGTCGGCTCCCATCCGTCTATCGGCCTGCGCAAGGGTGTGGTGGTTAACATTGAAAGCACCGTCAACTCTATCCAGAAGGCCATAGAAGAAGCAGAATTAATGGCGGGCTGTGAGATAAAGTCCGTCTATGCCGGTATCGCCGGCAGCCACATCAAAGGGTTTAACAGCCACGGCGTGATTGCCATCAAAGGGCGTGAGGTTGGGCAGAATGATATAGACCGGGTGATCGACGCGGCCCGGGCCGTAGCTATACCAATGGACCGTGAGGTCATCCACATCCTGCCGCAGGAATATATCGTAGATGATCAGGACGGCATACTTGACCCCTTAGGCATGACCGGTGTCCGCCTGGAGGCCAAGGTGCACATTATAACCGGGGCCGTTACCTCGGCGCACAACATAATAAAGTGTTGCAACCGGGCCGGACTGGATGTCTGCGATATAGTGCTGGAGTCTCTGGCCTCGGCGGAAGCAGTCTTGAGCAATGAAGAAAAAGACCTGGGGGTGGCGCTGATCGATTTTGGCGGCGGCACCACCGATTTAGCTGTTTTTACCGGCGGCAGTATAAGGCACACCTCGGTACTGGGTCTGGGCGGCAACAACCTGACCAATGATATTGCTGTGGGCCTGCGCACACCCATGGCCGAGGCGGAAAAAATCAAGGTCAGGCACGGTTGTTGTCTGAATACCATGATCCAGAAAGATCAGACTATCGAAGTCCCCAGCGTAGGCGGCAGGAAACCGCGCATCGTCTCGCGGTATATATTGAGTGAGATACTGGAGCCGCGGGTGGAAGAAGTTTTTAGCCTGATTGATCAGGAGATAATTCGTTCCGGTTTTAAGGAGCTTGTTGCCGCGGGTCTGATAGTTACCGGCGGCTCAGCCTTGCTGGAAGGCATACCGGAGATGGCCGAACAGATCTTCAACTTACCGACACGCGTCGGTTATCCCAAGGGCGTTACCGGGCTGGTGGATGTAATAAACAGTCCCATGTATGCAACGGCTGTGGGTCTTCTCATATACGGACTCAATAATGAACCGGAAAGAAAATTCCGCATCCGGGACGAGCATATCTTTAACCGGGTCACAAACCGGATGAAAAGATGGTTCAAAGATAAGATATTATAG
- the ftsZ gene encoding cell division protein FtsZ translates to MLFTFAEDDYAAKIKVFGIGGGGTNAVRNMIRSDLKGVCFVAANTDAQALEVASADIKIQLGTEVTRGLGAGADPDKGRQAALESIDKIREALAGSDMVFVTAGMGGGTGTGGAPIVAQIGKELGALTVAVVTKPFHFEGKKRMRQAEDGIRELKKHVDTLITIPNDRLLSLAEKNATFLDMLKKADDVLLYAVRGISDVITVPGLINVDFADVRTIMSEMGLALMGTGIASGENRAIEAAQKAISSPLLEDISISGARGVLINISCNQSLTMDEVYAASSLIQKEAHEDANIIFGSVLDDALGDELRVTVIATGIHTEEESEKEASPPQTVLPRLQPRKQDAPARPWLGSRGPSSSPEGQTVERFQPRAILPGNTNLQRKRSFSDAAAMDEEELDVPTFLRRQAD, encoded by the coding sequence ATGCTCTTTACGTTTGCAGAAGATGATTATGCGGCGAAAATCAAGGTCTTCGGCATTGGCGGCGGCGGCACAAACGCGGTCAGAAATATGATCAGGTCCGACTTAAAGGGCGTTTGTTTTGTGGCCGCCAACACAGACGCCCAGGCCCTGGAGGTGGCCAGCGCAGACATTAAGATCCAGCTTGGCACAGAAGTAACCCGGGGGCTGGGGGCCGGGGCCGATCCGGACAAGGGCCGCCAGGCCGCCCTGGAGAGTATAGACAAGATACGCGAAGCCCTGGCCGGCAGTGACATGGTCTTTGTTACCGCCGGTATGGGCGGCGGGACCGGCACCGGCGGCGCGCCGATTGTGGCCCAGATCGGTAAGGAGCTGGGCGCCCTCACCGTAGCTGTAGTTACCAAGCCATTTCATTTTGAGGGAAAAAAACGCATGCGGCAGGCCGAAGACGGCATTCGCGAATTAAAAAAACATGTGGATACCCTCATCACTATCCCTAATGACCGCCTCCTGAGCCTTGCAGAAAAGAATGCTACTTTCCTCGACATGCTGAAAAAGGCCGACGATGTGCTTCTTTATGCCGTAAGGGGAATCTCAGATGTAATTACCGTGCCCGGTCTCATCAATGTGGATTTTGCCGATGTCAGAACCATTATGTCGGAAATGGGCCTGGCCCTCATGGGCACCGGCATTGCCTCCGGCGAAAACCGGGCCATTGAGGCCGCGCAGAAGGCTATTTCCAGCCCCCTCCTGGAAGATATATCCATAAGCGGAGCGCGTGGAGTCTTGATCAACATCTCCTGTAACCAGAGTCTGACCATGGATGAGGTATATGCCGCCTCTTCCCTTATCCAGAAAGAGGCGCATGAAGATGCCAATATCATCTTCGGTTCGGTTCTGGATGATGCCCTTGGGGATGAACTCCGCGTCACGGTCATCGCCACCGGCATCCATACAGAGGAAGAAAGCGAGAAGGAGGCATCCCCGCCTCAGACCGTTCTGCCGCGGCTTCAGCCCAGAAAACAGGATGCTCCGGCCCGGCCTTGGCTCGGGAGCAGAGGACCGTCTTCGTCTCCGGAAGGCCAGACCGTGGAGCGTTTTCAGCCCAGGGCCATACTGCCCGGAAATACTAACTTACAGCGAAAACGTAGTTTCTCCGATGCCGCGGCCATGGATGAAGAAGAACTGGATGTGCCGACATTTTTGCGCCGGCAGGCAGACTGA
- a CDS encoding radical SAM protein, with amino-acid sequence MYKKQVLSKELLAAEKGVIRKKWHGKLPVALIYPNHYHVGMSSLGYQVVYALFNRNPYVVCERIFLPEEGESPVSIESHRPLADFKVLAFSISFENDYLNVLKILQAAGIPIRTEDRSDKHPLVMAGGVATFLNPEPLAGYIDCFLLGEGEETIQPFLDLLIEKQFFGQDRRKALRELASRFDGLYVPQFYQPGYDKKGRLKSFAPAEGLPQTVKRMSVPTGKAAERHTIVLTPNTEFGDKFLIEIGSGCSRGCRFCAAGFIYRPPRPWPEEVINRVTAGAGDIEKVGLVGVEIADAEAIERICKHLIAHGKEVSFSSLRADCLTPELLATLKTAGLKTVTIAPDAGSERLRRVINKGLDEKTIVEATERLAQWDILNLKLYFMIGLPTEEREDVEAIVHLTKKIKHHILKICRDKRRMGTITLSVNCFVPKPWTPFQWVAMDDLESLQDKAKIIKNGLRHEGNVRTTFDVPKWAYVQALLARGDRRVGSFLEAALKTGSWKKAYKEVDLNPDFFVSRERDRDELFPWDFIGHGINKDYLWEEYQKALKAEKTIPCQVGKCKRCGVC; translated from the coding sequence TTGTACAAAAAGCAGGTTTTAAGCAAGGAACTTCTCGCCGCCGAAAAGGGAGTAATCAGGAAGAAATGGCACGGTAAATTACCCGTAGCCCTCATTTATCCCAACCATTACCATGTGGGCATGTCCAGCCTGGGCTATCAGGTTGTTTATGCCCTTTTTAATCGGAATCCGTACGTGGTTTGTGAACGCATCTTCCTGCCGGAGGAGGGCGAGTCTCCTGTTTCCATAGAGTCCCACCGGCCCCTGGCCGATTTTAAGGTCCTGGCATTTTCCATCTCTTTTGAGAACGATTATCTAAATGTCCTCAAGATCCTCCAGGCCGCGGGTATCCCCATACGGACAGAAGATCGCAGCGATAAACATCCCCTGGTCATGGCCGGGGGGGTAGCAACCTTCCTCAATCCGGAGCCGTTGGCCGGATATATAGACTGCTTTTTACTGGGCGAGGGGGAAGAGACCATCCAGCCTTTTCTCGATCTGTTGATAGAAAAGCAGTTTTTCGGACAGGATCGCCGGAAGGCCCTCCGGGAACTGGCCTCCCGCTTTGACGGCCTCTATGTCCCGCAATTTTATCAGCCGGGCTACGATAAAAAGGGACGGTTAAAATCCTTTGCGCCGGCTGAAGGACTGCCGCAGACAGTAAAAAGGATGAGTGTCCCTACAGGGAAGGCCGCCGAAAGACACACTATTGTCCTTACCCCCAACACCGAATTTGGAGACAAATTTCTCATTGAGATAGGGAGCGGATGTTCGAGAGGATGTCGTTTCTGCGCGGCGGGGTTTATCTATCGTCCGCCCCGGCCCTGGCCGGAAGAAGTCATAAATAGGGTAACTGCCGGGGCCGGGGATATTGAGAAGGTGGGTCTGGTAGGGGTAGAGATTGCCGATGCTGAGGCCATAGAGCGTATCTGCAAGCATCTCATCGCGCACGGTAAGGAGGTTTCGTTTTCGTCTCTGCGGGCGGACTGCCTGACCCCGGAACTCCTGGCCACCCTGAAGACCGCCGGATTGAAGACAGTCACCATAGCGCCGGATGCCGGATCAGAACGCCTGCGGCGGGTAATTAATAAGGGACTGGATGAAAAAACCATAGTGGAGGCAACCGAGAGATTGGCTCAGTGGGATATCCTCAATCTCAAGCTCTATTTTATGATCGGCCTGCCTACGGAAGAAAGAGAAGATGTGGAGGCCATCGTCCACCTGACGAAAAAGATAAAACATCATATCCTTAAAATATGTCGGGATAAAAGGCGCATGGGTACCATAACGCTCAGTGTTAACTGCTTCGTACCCAAACCCTGGACGCCCTTCCAGTGGGTGGCCATGGATGATCTGGAGTCGCTGCAGGACAAAGCCAAGATTATTAAGAATGGATTACGCCATGAGGGTAACGTCCGAACCACCTTCGACGTGCCGAAGTGGGCTTACGTACAGGCCCTCCTGGCCAGAGGAGATCGCCGGGTCGGGTCTTTCCTGGAAGCGGCGCTAAAGACAGGTAGTTGGAAGAAGGCCTATAAAGAGGTGGACTTAAACCCTGATTTCTTTGTCTCCCGCGAGCGGGATCGGGATGAACTCTTCCCCTGGGATTTCATCGGCCACGGCATAAATAAAGACTACCTGTGGGAAGAATACCAGAAGGCCCTCAAGGCGGAAAAGACCATCCCCTGTCAGGTGGGGAAGTGTAAGCGGTGCGGGGTCTGCTAA
- a CDS encoding ribbon-helix-helix domain-containing protein yields MRGLLIHKKAKCINREVKTLKIFLTWLFMWITIAMVIHIQGGPIVTMRTVQMTLDDDLVEAVDRAAKRLHTSRSAFTRDALRDALTRYSVARLEQKHRRGYKAQPVKKGEFSVWEDEQAWGGE; encoded by the coding sequence GTGCGGGGTCTGCTAATACACAAAAAGGCAAAGTGCATTAACCGTGAGGTTAAGACGTTAAAGATTTTCTTGACATGGTTATTTATGTGGATTACCATAGCTATGGTAATCCACATACAGGGAGGGCCGATAGTTACTATGAGAACTGTGCAGATGACACTCGATGACGATCTGGTAGAGGCGGTAGACCGTGCTGCGAAACGGCTTCACACATCACGATCGGCTTTTACCAGGGATGCGTTGCGTGATGCGCTCACGCGCTACAGTGTAGCAAGGCTCGAGCAGAAGCACCGCCGGGGATACAAGGCGCAACCCGTCAAGAAGGGCGAGTTCAGCGTGTGGGAAGATGAGCAGGCGTGGGGGGGTGAATGA
- a CDS encoding type II toxin-antitoxin system PemK/MazF family toxin — MKRGEVRWYKFLHPDKKRPVLILTRDSILDYLGEVTIAPITTTIRDIPSEVFLSRQDGLPHDCVVNCDHIQTVSKGKIGSLITTLPANKMIEAGRAIAFALNL, encoded by the coding sequence ATGAAACGGGGAGAAGTTCGCTGGTACAAGTTCCTCCATCCTGATAAAAAGCGTCCCGTGCTCATACTGACGCGAGATTCCATTCTTGACTATCTCGGTGAAGTCACCATAGCGCCTATTACTACCACCATCAGGGACATCCCAAGCGAGGTCTTTCTTTCTCGGCAAGACGGGCTGCCTCACGATTGTGTCGTGAACTGTGATCATATCCAAACTGTATCGAAAGGCAAGATAGGCTCACTCATCACAACTCTCCCGGCAAACAAGATGATTGAAGCTGGACGTGCCATCGCATTCGCACTGAATCTCTGA
- a CDS encoding ribonuclease G, whose protein sequence is MNNNAPGKNLVNEIPSEIKGWNWGAFLSTWIWGIGNNSYLPFLVFVPFCTIFMPFVCGAKGNQWAWHNKKWESIEHFKKVQRRWSIAGLVMFSCTLILFIFVATYQFESSETISLPFEKKIQSNQKTQENLLPA, encoded by the coding sequence ATGAATAATAATGCACCCGGAAAAAATTTAGTTAACGAGATACCTTCTGAAATCAAAGGATGGAATTGGGGAGCATTTCTATCCACATGGATTTGGGGGATAGGAAATAATTCATATCTCCCTTTCCTTGTCTTTGTGCCTTTTTGTACCATTTTCATGCCATTTGTCTGTGGGGCGAAAGGAAATCAGTGGGCATGGCACAATAAGAAATGGGAAAGCATTGAACATTTTAAGAAAGTGCAAAGACGATGGTCAATTGCTGGGCTTGTCATGTTTTCTTGTACCCTTATTTTGTTCATTTTTGTTGCAACATATCAGTTCGAGAGTTCAGAAACCATAAGTTTGCCTTTTGAAAAAAAGATCCAATCGAACCAGAAAACTCAAGAGAATCTATTGCCCGCGTGA
- a CDS encoding AbfB domain-containing protein has product MIRIVRPNLGKPLILEPGELERFEITIAYIKDWHEGKEEKEEEVSYPSIPQILALLRNDPPIISRGTVTMPLTVYRVYGYFRHPSYKDDYGKVIHAQTNQHQQYRNGFRWEARVEVGINKDSSKKLKDTFGWPNLFHVNWQGRKNYHAVYVHETLKTSDKFTILHITDTHISKRNDLIPGILCEVRNLTESQELKDRYINPNDNLRAFIREANQRLANESVIVVLTGDIVDYYFDGYWDGRYVCGQQGFAPDRRKAAAGSAWNSNVEQFHEIITGRDHKGEALRCPLFTILGNHDYRSNEVLLDWNCKLSLFDKELYKRDEYGSFGLLEKEGNEYDFWAFPRKAGKHELIASRKTFKEFRTNEWKASLDQDYSYWLIKPRSWILSQYLCTVNYDLDFTFQMGNTSILCLNTAHDQFPKQEDLVYDELDLKDFPDWFHDFVKGGPHSRGITQEHLNLLAQAMNPQKEQLIFIFTHAPLISLPRYMGEYDAFDLYRESVRKNELRPRMPVLTQNWSRLCSHLQSVLSIPDYEENKAEPELGGKNAIIKAIESKGFPVHNTEYFKHSARDPYLNFSCADGRHTALLKSITHEIGKQTNQPVLFFSGHTHNAHELRVGQKKDGATCFFTNEYSKSIFVPVNIDDGINAAELLSLGARYEWLKQNSPLLMTSGAIKNREPQYREIVVRGQIPTSLTMKSIGFENVRKTGNYIPGCRIIALAAQNGQYLGNPGGYEITATCGKTDPWRNMELIHMESGKVAIRAAYINRYVRVKNNGLLDAGLNKIDPSATFTLIGVGENNVALRANNGKYVCAEGGGGGSLVANRTAIGPWETFTLIEGETSGQIVLESFNFPSYFIRHKNYLGEIAKIQTAAERRDATFRIAPGLTSPAHPYERYFSLQSVNYPGHYLRHENFIFRLSPYVDTDLFRKDASFKMIPVWNEGVLYSFESVNFPGFYIRHQNFKLCLARGENDLFRKDSSFKISRPGWG; this is encoded by the coding sequence ATGATCCGTATCGTACGTCCGAACCTGGGGAAACCCTTGATATTAGAGCCCGGAGAACTGGAGCGTTTTGAAATCACCATCGCGTACATAAAAGACTGGCACGAGGGCAAAGAGGAGAAAGAAGAAGAAGTGTCCTACCCTTCCATACCTCAGATCCTGGCACTCTTGAGAAATGACCCCCCGATAATCAGCCGGGGTACGGTTACCATGCCGTTGACGGTATACCGGGTTTATGGGTATTTCCGGCATCCATCATACAAAGATGATTATGGGAAGGTTATCCATGCGCAAACCAACCAGCATCAGCAATACCGAAACGGGTTCCGGTGGGAAGCGCGAGTGGAAGTCGGAATTAATAAGGATTCCTCCAAGAAGCTCAAAGACACATTCGGCTGGCCCAACCTTTTTCATGTGAATTGGCAGGGCCGGAAGAATTATCACGCGGTGTATGTGCACGAAACGTTGAAAACGTCGGACAAGTTTACCATCCTCCATATCACCGATACGCATATCTCGAAAAGAAATGATCTGATCCCCGGGATCTTGTGCGAGGTCCGCAATCTTACGGAATCCCAGGAACTGAAAGACCGGTATATCAATCCCAACGATAATCTGCGCGCTTTTATCAGAGAGGCCAATCAGCGACTGGCAAACGAGAGTGTGATTGTTGTTCTCACGGGCGATATCGTTGATTACTATTTTGACGGATACTGGGATGGCCGTTATGTCTGCGGGCAGCAAGGTTTCGCCCCGGACCGGCGAAAAGCTGCGGCGGGCTCGGCATGGAATTCGAACGTGGAACAATTTCATGAGATCATCACCGGCCGGGATCACAAGGGTGAAGCCCTCAGATGTCCGCTTTTCACCATCCTGGGCAATCATGATTATCGTTCGAACGAAGTGCTCCTCGATTGGAACTGCAAGCTTTCTCTCTTCGACAAAGAGCTCTATAAACGCGACGAATATGGTTCATTCGGTCTGCTGGAAAAGGAGGGAAATGAATACGACTTTTGGGCCTTCCCCCGCAAAGCCGGCAAGCATGAGCTCATCGCTTCGCGGAAAACCTTCAAGGAGTTCAGGACGAACGAGTGGAAAGCTTCCCTGGACCAAGACTATTCATACTGGTTAATAAAACCACGATCATGGATTCTTTCGCAATATCTCTGCACGGTTAATTATGATCTGGATTTTACTTTTCAGATGGGAAACACCAGCATCCTATGCCTGAATACCGCGCATGATCAGTTTCCAAAGCAGGAGGACCTCGTATACGATGAGTTGGACCTGAAGGATTTCCCTGACTGGTTTCATGATTTTGTTAAGGGAGGTCCGCATAGCCGTGGAATCACTCAAGAACACCTGAACTTGTTAGCACAGGCAATGAACCCGCAAAAGGAACAACTGATCTTCATTTTCACGCACGCGCCATTGATCAGTCTGCCAAGGTATATGGGAGAATATGATGCTTTCGATCTCTACCGTGAATCCGTGCGGAAAAATGAATTAAGACCTCGCATGCCTGTATTGACGCAGAATTGGAGTCGTCTCTGCAGCCACCTGCAATCAGTGCTGAGCATACCTGATTATGAAGAAAACAAGGCAGAGCCGGAACTTGGCGGGAAAAATGCGATTATCAAGGCTATAGAATCCAAGGGGTTTCCCGTCCATAATACGGAGTATTTCAAACACAGCGCTCGGGACCCTTACCTGAACTTCAGTTGCGCGGATGGCCGGCATACCGCCTTGTTAAAGAGCATCACACACGAAATCGGGAAGCAAACGAACCAGCCGGTTCTCTTCTTTTCCGGTCACACACACAATGCGCATGAACTTCGGGTAGGTCAGAAGAAAGACGGGGCGACTTGCTTTTTCACGAATGAGTACTCCAAAAGTATTTTTGTACCGGTCAATATTGATGATGGAATCAATGCCGCCGAACTTCTTTCGCTTGGCGCTAGATATGAGTGGCTGAAGCAAAACAGCCCGTTGCTGATGACCTCAGGGGCTATAAAGAATCGGGAGCCGCAATATCGTGAGATTGTGGTTCGTGGTCAAATCCCGACCAGCTTGACCATGAAGAGCATCGGCTTTGAAAACGTCCGGAAAACCGGAAATTATATTCCTGGATGCCGCATCATTGCGCTGGCCGCACAGAATGGTCAGTATCTGGGCAATCCAGGCGGTTATGAAATCACGGCAACGTGCGGCAAGACCGACCCGTGGAGAAATATGGAGTTGATTCACATGGAATCCGGCAAGGTGGCAATCCGCGCCGCCTATATCAACCGGTATGTCCGCGTGAAAAATAATGGTCTCCTGGATGCGGGCCTGAACAAGATTGACCCTTCTGCAACATTCACCCTCATTGGCGTTGGAGAAAATAATGTGGCGCTACGCGCCAATAATGGAAAGTATGTCTGCGCGGAGGGTGGCGGGGGCGGTTCCCTTGTTGCAAACCGAACCGCAATCGGTCCCTGGGAGACATTTACCCTTATCGAGGGGGAAACATCCGGCCAGATCGTACTAGAATCATTCAACTTTCCTAGTTATTTCATACGCCATAAAAATTATCTGGGTGAGATAGCAAAAATACAGACCGCCGCTGAACGGCGCGATGCAACATTCAGGATCGCTCCGGGGCTGACCTCTCCCGCACATCCGTATGAACGATACTTCTCGCTTCAATCGGTAAATTACCCCGGCCATTATCTGCGCCACGAAAATTTCATCTTCAGACTGAGTCCATATGTCGATACGGACCTGTTCAGAAAAGACGCCAGCTTCAAAATGATTCCCGTCTGGAACGAGGGTGTTCTTTACTCGTTTGAATCTGTCAACTTCCCTGGTTTTTATATCAGGCACCAGAATTTCAAACTGTGCCTTGCACGCGGTGAAAACGATCTCTTCAGGAAGGATTCCTCGTTCAAAATCAGCAGGCCGGGATGGGGGTAG
- a CDS encoding class I SAM-dependent methyltransferase — MDIPRIFNITESAHRIHNPFTPEKLATLGAALRLETGTRVLDLGSGSGEMLCTWARDYGVIGTGIDMSQLFTEQAKLRAEKLGVADQVKFIHGDAAGFVSDEKAGVAACLGATWIAGGVVGTIELLAQSLRPGGIILIGEPYWRQLPPTEDVARGCLAGSISDFLLLPELLASFGHLGYDVVEMVLADQDSWDRYEAAKWLTMRRWLEANPDDEFAKDVRAKLTSEPERYAAYTREYLGWGVFALMTR, encoded by the coding sequence TTGGATATTCCACGGATCTTCAACATCACCGAAAGTGCTCACCGCATCCATAACCCGTTCACACCCGAAAAGCTCGCCACTCTCGGCGCGGCGCTGCGTCTGGAAACGGGAACCCGAGTGCTCGACCTCGGCAGCGGTTCGGGGGAGATGCTGTGCACCTGGGCACGCGATTACGGAGTCATCGGCACCGGCATCGACATGAGCCAGTTGTTCACCGAGCAAGCGAAACTCCGCGCTGAAAAACTCGGTGTCGCCGATCAAGTCAAGTTCATCCATGGCGATGCTGCCGGCTTCGTCTCTGACGAGAAGGCCGGTGTGGCAGCCTGTCTCGGTGCCACGTGGATCGCTGGGGGAGTCGTCGGCACCATCGAGCTTCTGGCGCAGAGCCTCCGCCCCGGAGGGATCATCCTCATCGGCGAACCCTACTGGCGGCAGTTACCGCCGACGGAAGATGTTGCCAGGGGGTGTCTTGCCGGCTCAATCTCCGACTTTCTCCTGCTTCCAGAACTTCTCGCGTCTTTCGGCCACCTCGGCTACGACGTCGTGGAAATGGTTTTGGCAGACCAAGACAGCTGGGACAGATACGAGGCGGCCAAGTGGCTCACCATGCGCCGATGGCTTGAAGCCAATCCCGACGACGAGTTCGCGAAAGATGTTCGAGCCAAACTAACCTCGGAACCCGAGCGCTACGCCGCTTACACGCGTGAATACCTGGGCTGGGGCGTGTTCGCGCTGATGACGCGGTGA